Proteins encoded in a region of the Paramagnetospirillum magneticum AMB-1 genome:
- the gor gene encoding glutathione-disulfide reductase: MAAYDYDLITLGAGSGGVRASRMAAAAGRKVAVVESSRVGGTCVMRGCVPKKLLVYGAKFAEDLTDSLGFGWSLEGADFDWARLVVAKNAELQRLEGVYLRLLKESGVTVVEGKGHLLDAHTVQVGLRVLTAETILVATGGRPALPDVPGIEHAVTSNEALDLMQLPEKVVIVGGGYIAVEFAGIFNALGVAVTLVLRGDTLLRGFDADIRATLAEEMTRKGVDLRTTTQVRAIRRHGHGYGVELSDGQTLDADLVMYATGRVPNTEGLGLEKAGVVLNSKGAVMVDGLSRTSVRNIWAVGDVTDRVNLTPVAIAEAMAFVRTAFSGQTTPMDYENIPSAVFSLPPVGTVGLTEAEATKRYGAVDVYLSRFKPMRNILAGREERSMMKLVVDRATDRVLGVHMVGADAPEIVQGFAVALKCGATKAQFDATVGIHPTAAEEFVTLRDKRAENGRA; encoded by the coding sequence GCCGGGCGCAAGGTGGCGGTGGTGGAAAGCAGCCGGGTGGGCGGCACCTGCGTCATGCGCGGCTGCGTGCCCAAGAAGCTGCTGGTCTACGGCGCCAAATTCGCCGAGGACCTGACGGATTCCCTGGGCTTCGGCTGGAGCCTGGAGGGCGCCGATTTCGACTGGGCCCGCCTGGTGGTCGCCAAGAATGCCGAGCTTCAGCGGCTGGAAGGCGTCTATCTGCGCCTGCTCAAGGAATCCGGCGTGACCGTGGTCGAGGGCAAGGGCCATCTGCTCGACGCCCATACGGTGCAGGTGGGCCTGCGGGTGCTGACCGCCGAGACAATCCTGGTGGCCACCGGCGGGCGTCCGGCCCTGCCCGACGTGCCGGGCATCGAGCACGCGGTTACCTCCAACGAGGCGCTGGACCTGATGCAGTTGCCGGAGAAGGTGGTGATCGTCGGCGGCGGCTATATCGCCGTGGAATTCGCCGGCATCTTCAACGCCCTGGGCGTGGCCGTCACCCTGGTGCTGCGGGGCGATACCCTGCTGCGCGGTTTCGATGCCGATATCCGCGCCACCCTGGCCGAGGAAATGACCCGCAAGGGCGTCGACCTGCGCACCACCACCCAGGTGCGGGCCATCCGGCGGCACGGCCATGGCTATGGTGTCGAACTGTCGGACGGCCAGACGTTGGACGCCGATCTGGTGATGTATGCCACCGGCCGGGTGCCCAACACCGAGGGGCTGGGCCTGGAAAAGGCCGGGGTGGTGCTCAATTCCAAGGGGGCCGTCATGGTGGACGGCCTGTCGCGGACCTCGGTGCGCAATATCTGGGCGGTGGGCGACGTCACCGACCGGGTGAACCTCACCCCCGTGGCCATCGCCGAGGCCATGGCCTTCGTTCGCACCGCCTTTTCCGGCCAGACGACGCCCATGGATTACGAGAACATCCCCTCGGCGGTGTTCTCCTTGCCGCCGGTGGGGACCGTGGGGCTCACCGAGGCCGAGGCGACCAAGCGCTACGGCGCCGTCGACGTCTATCTGTCGCGCTTCAAGCCCATGCGCAACATCCTGGCCGGGCGCGAGGAGCGCAGCATGATGAAGCTGGTGGTCGACCGCGCCACCGACCGGGTGCTGGGCGTCCACATGGTGGGGGCCGACGCCCCTGAAATCGTCCAGGGCTTTGCCGTGGCGCTGAAATGCGGCGCCACCAAGGCCCAGTTTGACGCCACCGTGGGCATTCATCCCACGGCGGCCGAGGAATTTGTCACCCTGCGCGACAAGCGGGCGGAGAACGGCCGTGCTTGA
- a CDS encoding radical SAM protein: MLDYDFPLWRPPSEGDNLIIQATLGCRYNQCSFCSMYKEKTYRARGLDEVFADIDAAAREWPEAHRVFLADGDAYCLPTGTLVAICDHLARRFPALQRISAYATPFDILGKSPEDIALLKSKRLGLVYLGIETGADALLKRIAKGSAKQMEGALLKARDCGLKVSATVILGLGGKSGWEDHMEGTAQLVNRAPPTYLSTLQLGLETNVAPRFFERFGEDFQWQDDRGVLVELRRLLERLDPPSPVIFRSNHASNALALAGNLPKDKGKLLARIDAALDEGAGVRPRWIRGF; the protein is encoded by the coding sequence GTGCTTGACTATGATTTTCCCCTGTGGCGGCCGCCGTCCGAAGGCGACAACCTGATCATCCAGGCGACGCTGGGCTGCCGCTACAACCAGTGCAGCTTCTGCTCCATGTACAAGGAGAAGACCTACCGGGCGCGCGGCCTGGACGAGGTCTTCGCCGATATCGACGCGGCGGCGCGGGAATGGCCCGAGGCCCACCGGGTGTTCCTGGCCGATGGCGACGCCTATTGCCTGCCCACTGGGACCCTGGTGGCCATCTGCGACCATCTGGCGCGGCGCTTTCCGGCGTTGCAGCGCATCTCGGCCTATGCCACCCCCTTCGATATCCTGGGCAAGAGCCCCGAGGACATCGCCCTGTTGAAGTCCAAGCGCCTGGGGCTGGTCTATCTTGGCATCGAGACCGGGGCGGACGCGCTGTTGAAGCGCATCGCCAAGGGCTCGGCCAAGCAGATGGAGGGGGCGCTGCTCAAGGCCCGCGATTGCGGCCTCAAGGTCTCGGCCACGGTGATCCTGGGCCTGGGCGGCAAAAGCGGCTGGGAGGACCACATGGAGGGCACCGCCCAACTGGTCAACCGGGCGCCGCCCACTTATCTCTCCACCCTGCAACTGGGGCTGGAGACCAATGTGGCGCCCCGCTTCTTCGAGCGCTTCGGCGAGGATTTCCAGTGGCAGGATGACCGTGGCGTGCTGGTGGAACTGCGCCGCCTGCTGGAGCGCCTCGATCCGCCATCCCCGGTGATCTTCCGCTCCAACCATGCCAGCAATGCCCTGGCCCTTGCCGGCAATCTGCCCAAGGACAAGGGCAAGCTGCTGGCCCGCATCGACGCCGCCCTGGACGAGGGCGCTGGCGTGCGGCCGCGGTGGATTCGGGGGTTTTAG
- a CDS encoding amidase: protein MHDPLNAFALGGDVYLNGAETGPLAGLTFAAKDVFDVAGYVTGAGNPDWRRLAEPAKHTAWAIGTLLESGARLVGKTHTDELTRGIFGDNSHYGTPDNPRAPGHVPGGSSSGSAAAVAGGLCSMALGTDTAGSTRVPASFCGVFGLRPTLGTIPMDGVLSQSNTFDTVGLLADDPEILAKMGEALLRKKIKDTRPAQVVVLEDALEASDPAVAAAIEAALPRIKEAVAPIVRGRKLSPVPLADWVEHQNAIQGREAWETFGEWINNSNPRFGFEVADNFLRGSKVSQRTLSAARGFRLRAKRWVQEALEGNAMLVLPTTPVTAPPVHSPRSVMWEIRHRIVSLTTIAGMAGCPQISLPLCKVDGLPVGLSLIGPRGSDALLLAAAQRIGKA, encoded by the coding sequence ATGCATGATCCGTTGAACGCGTTCGCTCTGGGTGGTGACGTCTATCTGAACGGGGCCGAGACCGGCCCGCTGGCTGGCCTCACCTTCGCCGCCAAGGACGTCTTCGACGTCGCCGGCTATGTCACCGGGGCGGGCAATCCCGACTGGCGCCGCCTGGCCGAGCCGGCCAAGCACACCGCCTGGGCCATCGGCACCTTGCTGGAGTCCGGCGCCCGGCTGGTGGGCAAGACCCATACCGACGAGCTGACCCGCGGCATCTTCGGCGACAATTCCCATTACGGCACCCCCGACAACCCCCGCGCCCCCGGCCATGTGCCGGGCGGTTCCTCCAGCGGATCGGCGGCGGCCGTGGCCGGCGGCCTGTGCTCCATGGCGCTGGGCACCGACACCGCCGGATCGACCCGCGTGCCGGCCTCGTTCTGCGGCGTGTTCGGCCTGCGCCCCACGCTCGGCACCATCCCCATGGACGGCGTGCTGAGCCAGTCCAACACCTTCGACACCGTCGGCCTGCTGGCCGATGACCCCGAGATTCTCGCCAAGATGGGCGAGGCGCTGCTGCGCAAGAAGATCAAGGACACCCGCCCTGCCCAGGTGGTGGTGCTGGAAGACGCCCTGGAAGCCTCGGACCCGGCCGTCGCCGCCGCCATCGAGGCCGCCCTGCCCCGCATCAAGGAGGCCGTCGCCCCCATCGTGCGGGGCCGCAAGCTCTCGCCCGTGCCGCTGGCCGACTGGGTCGAGCACCAGAACGCCATCCAGGGCCGCGAGGCCTGGGAGACCTTCGGCGAGTGGATCAACAATTCCAATCCCCGTTTCGGCTTCGAGGTAGCGGACAACTTCCTGCGCGGCTCCAAGGTCTCGCAGCGCACCCTCTCGGCGGCCCGCGGCTTCCGCCTGCGCGCCAAGCGCTGGGTGCAGGAGGCGCTGGAGGGCAATGCCATGCTGGTGCTGCCCACCACGCCGGTGACCGCGCCGCCGGTGCATTCCCCCCGTTCGGTCATGTGGGAAATCCGCCACCGCATCGTCAGCCTGACCACCATCGCCGGCATGGCCGGCTGCCCGCAGATCAGCCTGCCGCTGTGCAAGGTCGACGGCCTGCCGGTGGGTCTGTCGCTGATCGGCCCGCGCGGCTCTGACGCCCTGCTGCTGGCGGCGGCGCAGCGGATCGGCAAGGCCTGA
- a CDS encoding sensor domain-containing phosphodiesterase, translating into MGSGDASLVEKLKLQRDRFIAFAFAGADLLLEMNDEDVVTYSAGAGEALYGISDSELLGRPLAEFIFQRDKDKFTDAIQRLRNSGRLDHTPLSMVGASGAVSRMRMAGIKLPQFPTGYHLVLSRISPLATSENDQSGQTADPRVRFVDMVRQRLNEANRLGEDYTLTMFDLSASKFGGTEPALLQSFFSTLHHALEGCSVRQSSAGALNERAFGLVHDQTVSSGDVQEKVNEVFRQFSGKVKGASLKMHSASLEMDDSAMSEDDLGKALNFIINGFVRDSAKFAIKSLAEGAKVAVEDTLVRVRNFRKMIRGDKLAFFFQPMVNVSTGTVLAYEAFGRIAHDKGFFAPSQIIPFATDVGVIGEFDLMAVRKALAAMKAASDISALASIAVNVSGTSLGNPAFYHSLVKILEENKPVLARLVLEITDAARIYNLDEARRLLARIKRLGVRLSLDDFGSGGAAFDILKILPADYVKIDRDYIFDAREKRGRSVLRAMVSLTHDLGMTAIGECIEDSQMLAVLKDVGIEYAQGHFFSPPALDAARKIKYYKDHLKVAEPSAAE; encoded by the coding sequence ATGGGTAGCGGGGATGCATCGCTTGTTGAAAAACTGAAGCTGCAGCGGGACCGGTTCATCGCTTTTGCGTTTGCCGGCGCCGATCTGCTGTTGGAGATGAACGACGAGGACGTCGTCACCTATTCCGCCGGCGCGGGCGAAGCCCTGTACGGCATCTCGGATTCCGAGCTGCTGGGGCGGCCGCTGGCCGAGTTCATCTTCCAGCGCGACAAGGACAAGTTCACCGACGCGATCCAGCGGCTGCGCAATTCCGGGCGGCTGGATCACACGCCGCTGTCAATGGTCGGGGCTTCGGGCGCCGTGTCGCGCATGCGCATGGCGGGCATCAAGCTGCCCCAGTTCCCCACCGGCTATCATCTGGTGCTGTCGCGCATCTCGCCCCTGGCCACCAGCGAGAACGACCAGTCGGGCCAGACCGCCGACCCCCGGGTGCGCTTCGTCGACATGGTGCGCCAGCGCCTGAATGAGGCCAACCGCCTGGGCGAGGACTACACCTTAACCATGTTCGACCTGTCGGCCTCGAAGTTCGGCGGCACCGAGCCGGCGCTGCTGCAAAGCTTCTTTTCCACGCTCCATCACGCCCTGGAAGGATGCTCGGTCCGCCAGTCCTCGGCCGGCGCCCTCAACGAGCGGGCCTTCGGCCTGGTGCACGACCAGACAGTCAGTTCCGGCGATGTGCAGGAAAAGGTCAACGAGGTGTTCCGCCAGTTCAGCGGCAAGGTCAAGGGCGCCTCCCTGAAGATGCACAGCGCCTCGCTGGAGATGGACGATTCCGCCATGTCCGAAGACGATCTCGGCAAGGCGTTGAACTTCATCATCAACGGCTTCGTCAGAGACAGCGCCAAGTTTGCCATCAAATCCCTGGCCGAGGGCGCCAAGGTGGCGGTGGAAGACACTCTGGTGCGAGTGCGCAATTTCCGCAAGATGATCCGCGGCGACAAGCTGGCCTTCTTCTTCCAGCCCATGGTGAACGTCAGCACCGGCACCGTGCTGGCCTACGAGGCCTTCGGCCGCATCGCCCACGACAAGGGCTTCTTCGCGCCGTCGCAGATCATTCCCTTCGCCACCGACGTGGGCGTCATCGGCGAGTTCGACCTGATGGCGGTGAGAAAGGCCCTGGCGGCCATGAAGGCCGCCTCGGACATTTCGGCGCTGGCCAGCATCGCCGTCAACGTCTCGGGCACCTCACTGGGCAACCCCGCCTTCTATCACTCCCTGGTCAAGATCCTGGAGGAGAACAAGCCGGTCCTCGCTCGTCTGGTCCTCGAGATCACCGACGCGGCCCGCATCTACAATCTGGACGAAGCGCGGCGCCTGCTGGCCCGCATTAAGCGCCTGGGCGTGCGCCTGTCGCTGGACGATTTCGGCTCGGGCGGCGCCGCCTTCGACATCTTGAAGATCCTGCCCGCCGATTACGTCAAGATCGATCGCGACTACATTTTCGACGCGCGGGAAAAGCGCGGCCGCTCGGTGCTGCGCGCCATGGTCAGCCTCACCCATGACCTGGGCATGACCGCCATCGGCGAGTGTATCGAGGACAGCCAGATGCTGGCCGTCCTCAAGGACGTGGGCATCGAATACGCCCAGGGCCATTTCTTCTCGCCCCCGGCCTTGGATGCGGCGCGCAAGATCAAGTACTACAAGGACCATCTCAAGGTCGCCGAACCCTCGGCCGCCGAATAG
- a CDS encoding ABC transporter substrate-binding protein translates to MRNLMKWGAAAVVVAGCSTIAGLAQAADPIKIGSILSVTGPASFLGEPEKKTLEMYVERINKEGGVQGRKIELVVYDDGGAGEKASTFTKRLIESDKVDLLIGGSTTATTMAAVPLAERNEVPFISLAGAVVIVEPVKKWVFKTPHTDKMAAEKVFSDMKKRGITKIGMISEDAGFGKSGHDQSLAVVKSFGIEVVADEIYSPKDPDVTAQLTKIKNAPGVQAVFNFGFGQGPAIVTKNFKQLGIALPLYQSHGVASKDFIKLAGDAAEGIRLPAAGQVVPEQLPASDPQKPVVTAFKKDYEAAFKSDVSTFAGHAYDGLQIALAAINRAKSTDKAKVRDEIEKTSGYVGTGGLVSMSATDHMGLSPSAFHMLEIRKGDWVLID, encoded by the coding sequence ATGCGTAACCTCATGAAATGGGGCGCGGCGGCTGTCGTCGTCGCCGGTTGCTCCACCATCGCCGGGCTTGCCCAGGCGGCCGATCCCATCAAGATCGGGTCTATTTTGTCCGTCACCGGTCCGGCCTCCTTCCTGGGCGAGCCCGAGAAGAAGACGCTCGAGATGTATGTCGAGCGCATCAACAAGGAAGGCGGCGTTCAGGGCCGCAAGATCGAGCTGGTGGTCTATGACGACGGCGGCGCCGGCGAAAAGGCCTCCACCTTCACCAAGCGCCTGATCGAAAGCGACAAGGTCGACTTGCTGATTGGCGGCTCCACCACCGCGACCACCATGGCCGCCGTGCCGCTGGCCGAGCGCAACGAGGTGCCGTTCATCTCGCTGGCCGGCGCCGTGGTCATCGTCGAGCCGGTGAAGAAGTGGGTGTTCAAGACCCCCCACACCGACAAGATGGCGGCCGAGAAGGTGTTCTCGGACATGAAGAAGCGCGGCATCACCAAGATCGGCATGATCTCGGAGGATGCGGGCTTCGGCAAGTCGGGCCATGACCAGTCGCTGGCCGTGGTCAAGAGCTTCGGCATCGAAGTGGTCGCCGACGAGATCTACTCGCCCAAGGACCCCGACGTCACCGCCCAGCTCACCAAGATCAAGAACGCCCCCGGCGTCCAGGCGGTGTTCAACTTCGGCTTCGGCCAGGGGCCGGCCATCGTCACCAAGAACTTCAAGCAGCTGGGCATCGCCCTGCCGCTGTATCAGTCCCACGGCGTCGCCTCCAAGGACTTCATCAAGCTGGCCGGCGACGCGGCCGAGGGCATCCGCCTGCCGGCCGCCGGCCAGGTGGTTCCCGAGCAGCTGCCCGCCTCCGACCCGCAAAAGCCGGTGGTGACCGCCTTCAAGAAGGATTACGAGGCCGCCTTCAAGTCGGATGTCTCGACCTTCGCCGGTCACGCCTATGACGGTCTGCAGATCGCTCTCGCCGCCATCAACCGGGCCAAGTCCACGGACAAGGCCAAGGTCCGCGACGAGATCGAGAAGACCTCGGGCTATGTGGGCACCGGCGGCCTGGTCTCCATGAGCGCCACCGACCACATGGGCCTGTCGCCGTCGGCTTTCCATATGCTGGAAATCCGCAAGGGTGACTGGGTTCTGATCGACTGA
- a CDS encoding branched-chain amino acid ABC transporter permease, with the protein MFAAFLQYLFSGLTSGAIYALAGLGFAIIYNASHVINFAQGEFIMIGGMATATMVAAGVPIYLAIPLAMAASMLVGVAMEKFAIEPARNADVVTIIIITIGASIFMRGAAQLIWDKEFHSLPAFSGETPIAVMGATLMPQSLWVFGISAVAIALLWYFFNRTMFGKAMLGTSHNRLAAQLVGVAVKRVLLASFALSALLGAVGGIVVTPITFTNYEAGIMLGLKGFSAAVLGGLGNGTGAIIGGLIVGIAEAMASGYLSSAYKDAIAFIIILFVLFFMPSGLFGKRGTDRV; encoded by the coding sequence ATGTTCGCCGCATTCCTGCAGTATCTGTTCTCCGGGCTGACCTCGGGCGCGATCTACGCGCTGGCCGGTCTCGGATTCGCCATCATCTACAACGCCAGCCACGTGATCAACTTCGCCCAGGGCGAGTTCATCATGATCGGCGGCATGGCCACCGCCACCATGGTCGCGGCGGGCGTCCCCATCTACCTGGCCATTCCCCTGGCCATGGCCGCCTCCATGCTGGTGGGCGTCGCCATGGAGAAGTTCGCCATCGAACCGGCGCGCAATGCCGACGTGGTCACCATCATCATCATCACCATCGGCGCCTCCATCTTCATGCGCGGTGCCGCCCAGCTGATCTGGGACAAGGAATTCCATTCCCTGCCGGCCTTCTCGGGCGAGACGCCCATCGCCGTCATGGGAGCCACCCTGATGCCCCAGAGCCTGTGGGTGTTCGGTATTTCGGCGGTGGCCATCGCCCTGCTGTGGTACTTCTTCAACCGCACCATGTTCGGCAAGGCCATGCTGGGCACCTCGCACAACCGCCTGGCCGCCCAATTGGTGGGCGTGGCGGTGAAGAGGGTGCTGCTGGCCAGCTTCGCGCTGTCGGCCCTGCTGGGCGCGGTGGGCGGCATCGTGGTCACTCCCATCACCTTCACCAATTACGAGGCGGGCATCATGCTGGGGCTCAAGGGCTTTTCGGCGGCGGTGCTGGGCGGCCTGGGCAACGGGACGGGCGCCATCATCGGCGGCCTGATCGTCGGCATCGCCGAGGCCATGGCCTCGGGCTATCTGTCGTCGGCCTACAAGGACGCCATCGCCTTCATCATCATTCTCTTCGTTCTGTTCTTCATGCCCAGCGGCCTGTTCGGCAAGCGCGGCACGGATCGGGTGTGA
- a CDS encoding branched-chain amino acid ABC transporter permease, protein MNLKTARTGGLAALAIVITLAPLGFSNSYFYDVGVNAMFNAILCVGLNLLIGYAGQISLGHAGFFALGAYGSGILTERYGVPAIGALVLSASVVGILAFVVARPILKLKGHYLAMATLGIGIIIHIVLKTEAGITGGPDGMSLGNFKMLGFTIKGDQMWYWVTGVLLVLAVWLSLNLIESPVGRALRAVHGSEVGAEVVGVDTSSYKVLVFVVSAVFASVVGSLFAHKNGFITPDISSFFHSVELVTMVVLGGMASIYGALIGAVILTLLPQVLAAVEQYEAMILGAIMMGTMIFMPKGLLPSLLASLKRREAGK, encoded by the coding sequence ATGAACCTCAAGACAGCACGGACCGGAGGGCTGGCGGCCCTGGCGATCGTCATCACGCTCGCCCCGCTCGGCTTCTCCAACAGCTATTTCTACGATGTCGGCGTCAACGCCATGTTCAACGCCATCCTGTGCGTCGGGCTGAATCTGCTGATCGGCTATGCCGGCCAGATCAGCCTGGGGCATGCGGGGTTCTTCGCCCTGGGCGCCTATGGCAGCGGCATCCTGACCGAACGCTACGGCGTGCCGGCCATCGGCGCCCTGGTCCTTTCGGCCTCGGTGGTGGGCATCCTGGCCTTCGTGGTGGCGCGGCCCATTCTCAAGCTCAAGGGCCACTATCTGGCCATGGCGACGCTGGGCATCGGCATCATCATTCACATCGTGTTGAAGACCGAAGCCGGCATCACCGGCGGTCCCGACGGCATGAGCCTGGGCAATTTCAAGATGCTGGGCTTCACCATCAAGGGCGACCAGATGTGGTATTGGGTGACCGGCGTGCTGTTGGTCCTCGCCGTGTGGCTGTCGCTCAACCTGATCGAATCGCCGGTGGGCCGGGCGCTTCGGGCCGTGCACGGCTCCGAGGTGGGGGCCGAGGTGGTCGGCGTCGACACCTCCAGCTACAAGGTTCTGGTCTTCGTGGTCTCGGCGGTGTTCGCCTCGGTGGTGGGCTCGCTGTTCGCCCATAAGAACGGCTTCATCACCCCGGACATCTCCAGCTTCTTCCATTCGGTGGAACTGGTGACCATGGTAGTGCTGGGCGGCATGGCCTCCATCTACGGCGCCCTGATCGGCGCGGTGATCCTCACCCTGCTGCCCCAGGTGCTGGCGGCGGTGGAGCAGTATGAAGCCATGATCCTGGGCGCCATCATGATGGGCACCATGATCTTCATGCCCAAGGGCCTGCTGCCCAGCCTGCTTGCCAGTCTCAAGCGCCGGGAGGCCGGGAAATGA
- a CDS encoding ABC transporter ATP-binding protein, whose translation MSLLKVEKLSKEFGGVHAVEDLTFSVEAGHIHSIIGPNGAGKTTLFNLITGVYTPSSGRVLFQDRLVSGMKPYELAELGMSRTFQNLQIFFNMQAIENVMVGHHLHLDRRFLPSLLRLPKVTRRDRECREYCAGLMEFVGLGKYLDADAASMPYGALKRLEIARALAAQPKLLLLDEPAAGLNATESREIDEVIKKVATTGVTVVLVEHDMKMVMGISDQITALDYGRKLAEGTPAEVRANPEVVSAYLGTHG comes from the coding sequence ATGAGCCTGCTCAAGGTCGAAAAGCTCTCCAAGGAATTCGGCGGCGTCCACGCGGTCGAGGACCTGACCTTCTCGGTGGAGGCGGGGCACATCCACTCCATCATCGGTCCCAACGGCGCGGGCAAGACCACGCTGTTCAACCTGATCACCGGGGTCTACACCCCCAGCTCGGGCCGGGTCCTGTTTCAGGACCGGCTGGTCTCGGGCATGAAGCCCTATGAACTGGCCGAACTGGGCATGAGCCGCACGTTCCAGAACCTGCAGATCTTCTTCAACATGCAGGCCATCGAGAACGTCATGGTCGGCCATCACCTGCATCTGGACCGCCGTTTCCTCCCCTCGCTGCTGCGCCTGCCCAAGGTGACGCGCCGCGACCGCGAGTGTCGGGAGTATTGCGCCGGGCTGATGGAGTTCGTGGGCCTGGGCAAGTACCTGGATGCCGATGCCGCCTCCATGCCCTATGGCGCGCTGAAGCGCCTGGAAATCGCCCGCGCCCTGGCGGCCCAGCCCAAGCTGCTGCTGCTGGACGAACCGGCGGCGGGCCTGAACGCCACCGAAAGCCGCGAGATCGACGAGGTCATCAAGAAGGTCGCCACCACCGGTGTCACGGTGGTGCTGGTGGAGCACGACATGAAAATGGTGATGGGTATTTCCGACCAGATCACGGCGTTGGATTACGGGCGCAAGCTGGCCGAGGGCACCCCGGCCGAGGTGCGCGCCAATCCGGAAGTGGTCAGCGCCTATCTCGGCACCCACGGCTGA
- a CDS encoding ABC transporter ATP-binding protein, whose translation MLLEISGLTSHYGRIQALKGIDVQVAEGELVALVGANGAGKTTLLRCISGVQGVTGGSIKFAGQDITKMSPEARVGLGISQSPEGRQVFGPMSVEDNLRLGAYRRHGPDIKADMDRMYEMFPILHKKRELPAGTLSGGQQQMLAIARALMANPRVLLLDEPSMGLAPLLVAEIFRTIQALKDGGMTIFLVEQNAYAALAIADRGYVLETGAVVLTDQGSRLLNDDKVKEAYLGL comes from the coding sequence ATGCTGCTCGAAATCTCCGGCCTGACCAGCCATTACGGTCGCATCCAGGCCCTCAAGGGCATCGACGTCCAGGTGGCGGAAGGCGAACTGGTGGCCTTGGTGGGCGCCAATGGCGCCGGCAAGACCACCCTGCTGCGCTGCATCTCCGGCGTTCAGGGCGTCACCGGCGGAAGCATCAAGTTCGCCGGCCAGGACATCACCAAGATGTCGCCCGAGGCCCGAGTGGGGCTGGGCATCAGCCAGTCCCCCGAGGGGCGCCAGGTGTTCGGCCCCATGTCGGTGGAGGACAATCTGCGTCTTGGCGCCTATCGCCGCCACGGCCCCGATATCAAGGCCGACATGGACCGCATGTACGAGATGTTCCCCATTCTGCACAAGAAACGGGAGCTTCCGGCCGGCACCCTGTCGGGCGGGCAGCAGCAGATGCTGGCCATCGCCCGCGCCCTGATGGCCAATCCCCGGGTCCTGCTGCTGGACGAGCCGTCCATGGGCTTGGCGCCGCTGCTGGTGGCGGAAATCTTCCGCACCATCCAGGCGCTCAAGGATGGCGGCATGACCATCTTCCTGGTGGAGCAGAACGCCTATGCCGCCTTGGCCATCGCCGACCGCGGCTATGTGCTGGAGACCGGCGCGGTGGTGCTGACCGACCAGGGGTCGCGCCTGCTCAACGACGACAAGGTGAAGGAAGCCTATCTGGGGCTGTGA
- the padE gene encoding NADH-dependent phenylglyoxylate dehydrogenase subunit gamma, whose protein sequence is MHEVRLHGRGGQGAVLASAILAAALVEEGRHVMAIPAFGFERRGAPVVAFLRLSDTVIRRVTNIYSPDIVVVIDPTVVRAVDVYAGMPKGGTLILATSKVPGEIEVPPVVERVAVCNAITIAMDIFKRQITNTIMLGAFAKATGLVSVDSLEKALEETHFRDAGLKQNIEAVRRGYAETQILDLAKEKVA, encoded by the coding sequence ATGCATGAAGTGCGTCTTCATGGCCGTGGCGGACAAGGTGCCGTCTTGGCTTCGGCCATTCTTGCCGCCGCTCTGGTGGAGGAAGGCCGTCACGTCATGGCCATCCCCGCTTTCGGCTTCGAACGCCGCGGCGCGCCGGTCGTGGCGTTTCTCCGGCTATCCGATACGGTGATTCGCCGTGTCACGAATATCTACTCGCCCGATATCGTGGTGGTGATCGATCCCACCGTGGTGCGCGCCGTGGACGTTTATGCCGGCATGCCCAAGGGGGGCACCCTGATTCTGGCGACCTCCAAGGTGCCGGGCGAGATCGAGGTGCCGCCGGTGGTGGAACGGGTGGCGGTCTGCAACGCCATCACCATCGCCATGGACATCTTCAAGCGCCAGATCACCAACACCATCATGCTGGGCGCCTTCGCCAAGGCTACCGGGCTGGTCAGCGTGGACTCGCTGGAGAAGGCGCTGGAGGAAACCCATTTCCGCGACGCCGGCCTCAAGCAGAATATCGAGGCGGTGCGGCGCGGCTATGCCGAGACCCAGATCCTCGATCTGGCCAAGGAGAAGGTGGCATGA
- the padF gene encoding NADH-dependent phenylglyoxylate dehydrogenase subunit delta has product MSLRNVPDNMCPIATEYTTMLTGDWRALRPIVDRDRCVKCATCWLYCPVQCVVEKAAWFDFNYDYCKGCGICAEECPHRAIKMVEEAEG; this is encoded by the coding sequence ATGAGCCTCCGCAATGTTCCCGACAACATGTGTCCCATCGCCACCGAGTACACCACCATGCTCACCGGCGACTGGCGGGCGCTGCGTCCCATCGTCGATCGCGACCGCTGCGTCAAATGCGCCACCTGCTGGCTGTATTGCCCGGTGCAGTGCGTGGTCGAGAAGGCGGCGTGGTTCGACTTCAACTACGACTATTGCAAGGGCTGCGGCATCTGCGCCGAGGAATGCCCGCACCGCGCCATCAAGATGGTTGAAGAGGCGGAGGGCTGA